Within Candidatus Rhabdochlamydia sp. T3358, the genomic segment ATGTTGAAGATACATATGCTCCATCTGTTGTAATTGACTTTGCTACCTTAACAGGTGCCATTGTGATTGCGCTTGGAGAAGAAGCCGCAGGTCTTTTTTCTAACAACGATTCTCTTGTAAGAGGTTTGCAAAAAGCAGCGCTTAGAACAGATGAAAGGCTTTGGAGACTGCCCTTATACCCAGAGTATACCGATATGTTAAAATCAGAGATTGCTGATTTGAAAAATATAGGCGGCCGTCCGGCGTCTTCTTGTACCGCAGCAGCTTTTTTACAGCAGTTCATTAAGAAAGCAGCTTGGGCGCACCTTGATATCGCAGGAGTGGCTTACTTATCAAAGTCTAAATCCTATCACCCTACTTTAGCTACAGGAGCTGGAGTGAGAGTTACGATAGATTTCCTTGAGCATTTTGATGAAAAAGATTCTGTGTAAAGCTCAATTGAAAAAAGAGCATGAAGGGATGTCTTTGCTTGCATTTTTAAGACTGCAATGCAAAGACATCTCGGTTAAGTCTCTAAAGTTGGCAATTGATACAAAATTGTGCACTGTAAACGGAATCATTGAGCGCTTTTCTACCCATCCTCTAAAGATAGGGGATGTGGTGATCCTATATCAAACCCAAACTCTTCATCCAAAACACTTAGAGATTTTATACCAAGATGAATATCTGCTTATCTGCAACAAATCTGCAATGTTAACAAGTGATATGAAGGTTTTACAGCCTTTATTAAAAGATAGATGGTTACTGGGTCATCGTTTGGATAAAGAAACCTCAGGTGCTTTAATTTTTGTGAAAAATACAGCTATTTTACAAAAATTGATTACTCTATTTAAAGAGCACTCTGTGGAGAAATTTTATCTAGCATTAGTAGATAGGCAGGTTTTGCAAGAGGAAGGGAAAATAGATAGGCCTATTGCGAAATTAAAGAGTTATCAAGGCCAGAGTCTATATGGGGTAGCTGCTACATCTGATGCAAAAAGAGCAGTTACTCTATGGCGTTGTTTAAAACGCAGTAAAAGCGCTTCTCTTCTTCTATGTCAACCAATGACTGGTAGAACTCATCAGCTTCGTGTGCATTTAAGTTATATAGGGCATCCCATTTTAGGGGATGCTCTTTATGCTAAGCATTTTTTTTGTAAGGTTTCTCCTATACGTCATTTATTACATGCGTATATCTTGCGTTTTCCGCATCCCGTTTCTGCTCAGATAATAACAGTCAAAGCAAAAGTTCCAGAGGATTTCAAGGAGTGCTTAAAAGAGCTCAAAATGACACATGCGGTTTAATTTTTTGGAAAGAGCAAATATGAGCAGACCTATGATAATTAATAGTATCGCTACTGTTTCAAAAAGCATATGTGGGGAAATGAAACTTGGAATAAATAAAAAAGCTAAATTTTTTAAATAAAAAGCAGCATTAAAGCAGGTGATCCAAATACCGATTAAAACAGCTGTATAACGGCGTGGGGATAGGCGCGTGATTAAAGAAAGGCCAATAGGAGCTAAGAGCAATTCTGCTAGGACAACGAAAAAATATACGGTAAATACCGAACTTGTTACAAATGCACCGAAATTCAACTCAAAACTATCTAAAGTAAGCATGGCAAAGCAAATGCTCAAGATAAAAAAAGCTAGAGAAATTTTTAAGATAGCATTGCTATAAGAGCGTTTTTTATAAGAAAAAAGATAGATTTTTGCTAGAACGAGTGCAATTAAGATGAAGTATAAGCTCTGTATAGAAAAAAGCTGCATATCAAAGGGAAGAATTTTAGCTATAGTAGGACTATATTCAACTAATAGTGGATTTAGAGCCGTGTGGCTTAAATCTTGAGCTATCCAAAAGATAATGGAAAATAGGATCAGAATAACCGCTACCCAAATTCTATCTTTTTCTTGCTTGTGAAGAGGAGAAAAAGCATTTTCTGCTGCCTGGAGTTTAAGCCTATTATATTGTTTTAAAGCTATACCTAATGGGATTAAACCAATTAACCCAATGCTGCCTGCTATTGCAAAAGCTGCATGCAAGTTTTTTAAGTCGGCTAAAGAGTTTAAAATCCAAAACGCAAAAAGCGGCCCTAAGCTTATGAGTGCATAGTAAATGGAAAAGCCGGCATCTCTTAAGTGAGGCTTTTGTTGATAGAATGTACCTAAAAGAGCATAGCTACCTGGTTGAAATAAAGCATTTCCAAAAGCTACCAAAACAAGAGCAATAAATAAAAAAGGTAAAGAGCTAGTTAAAATCAGAAAACAGCCTATTGCATTTAATAAAACACCCCAAATAACAGATAGACGATACTGAATACGCTCTACTATAAATCCACCTAATATGGGTAGAAAAATAGTAATTGATAGAAATACAGTTCCTATTTGACCAGAAGCATGTTCTGTAAAATATTGAAAATCGGCAATATACAAGAAAAATAAATAAGCAATAGCTCCAAAGGCAATGCGCCTACAAATTTCTGTTAAAGCGATGCAATAGAGTGCTGTTGGTTGTCGTGAAGATCCTATATATTTCATTGTTTATATACTCACATAAAATAAATTTTTAATTTTATCATGATTTTTTTACTTTGGCTATATTTTACTGAAGGATATTCTGTTTTGATATGCAAAGCTCATCTTTTTCTATTCTTTTAGTTAAAACCTCTTCCATTGGAGATGTTATTCAAACATTGCCAACGCTGCAATATTTACGTGCTCGATTTCCAGAAGCAACGATTGATTGGGTAGTAGAAGAACCAAATGCTTCTTTA encodes:
- a CDS encoding MFS transporter encodes the protein MKYIGSSRQPTALYCIALTEICRRIAFGAIAYLFFLYIADFQYFTEHASGQIGTVFLSITIFLPILGGFIVERIQYRLSVIWGVLLNAIGCFLILTSSLPFLFIALVLVAFGNALFQPGSYALLGTFYQQKPHLRDAGFSIYYALISLGPLFAFWILNSLADLKNLHAAFAIAGSIGLIGLIPLGIALKQYNRLKLQAAENAFSPLHKQEKDRIWVAVILILFSIIFWIAQDLSHTALNPLLVEYSPTIAKILPFDMQLFSIQSLYFILIALVLAKIYLFSYKKRSYSNAILKISLAFFILSICFAMLTLDSFELNFGAFVTSSVFTVYFFVVLAELLLAPIGLSLITRLSPRRYTAVLIGIWITCFNAAFYLKNLAFLFIPSFISPHMLFETVAILLIIIGLLIFALSKKLNRMCHFELF
- a CDS encoding RluA family pseudouridine synthase; this translates as MKKILCKAQLKKEHEGMSLLAFLRLQCKDISVKSLKLAIDTKLCTVNGIIERFSTHPLKIGDVVILYQTQTLHPKHLEILYQDEYLLICNKSAMLTSDMKVLQPLLKDRWLLGHRLDKETSGALIFVKNTAILQKLITLFKEHSVEKFYLALVDRQVLQEEGKIDRPIAKLKSYQGQSLYGVAATSDAKRAVTLWRCLKRSKSASLLLCQPMTGRTHQLRVHLSYIGHPILGDALYAKHFFCKVSPIRHLLHAYILRFPHPVSAQIITVKAKVPEDFKECLKELKMTHAV